One genomic segment of Brassica napus cultivar Da-Ae chromosome A3, Da-Ae, whole genome shotgun sequence includes these proteins:
- the LOC106441136 gene encoding cyclase-like protein 1: MTRSVNFPLLGLAAALLLSPLLAVSGKLADDLKPNRQEVYGGGKIFDISHRYTPEMPAWESKEGLSNHLRLIASMKNGSFANVSEMKLSVHSGTHVDAPGHFIDEYYDAGFDCDSLDLQTLNGPALLVDVPRDKNITAEVMESLHIPRGVRRVLFRTSNTDKRLMFKKEFDSSFSGFMTDGAKWLVENTDIKLVGLDYLSFAAFDESPATHKVILRGRDIIPVEALKLDGVEAGMYSLHCLPLRLVGAEGAPTRCILIK; this comes from the exons ATGACCCGCTCCGTGAACTTCCCTCTCCTCGGCCTCGCCGCCGCACTCCTCCTCTCACCTCTCCTCGCCGTCTCTGGTAAACTCGCCGACGACCTCAAGCCAAACCGCCAGGAGGTTTATGGCGGAGGTAAGATATTCGACATCAGCCACCGTTACACGCCGGAGATGCCGGCGTGGGAGTCTAAGGAGGGACTTTCGAACCACCTGAGACTGATCGCGAGTATGAAGAACGGATCGTTCGCTAACGTGTCGGAGATGAAACTGTCTGTTCACTCCGGAACACACGTGGATGCTCCAGGCCACTTCATTGATGAGTATTACGACGCTGGTTTCGATTGCGATTCGCTTGACCTCCAAACTCTAAACG GTCCTGCTTTGTTGGTTGATGTTCCGAGAGACAAGAACATAACTG CTGAGGTAATGGAATCACTTCATATTCCAAGGGGAGTTCGTCGTGTGCTCTTCAGAACATCCAACACTGACAA GCGGCTTATGTTTAAGAAAGAGTTCGATTCAAGCTTTTCTGGATTCATGACTGATGGGGCCAAGTGGTTGGTTGAGAACACGGACATCAAACTTGTTG GGCTTGATTATCTTTCCTTTGCTGCTTTTGACGAGTCACCGGCAACTCACAAGGTTATACTTAGAGGAAGG GATATAATCCCTGTCGAAGCTCTGAAGCTGGATGGTGTTGAGGCAGGAATGTACTCGCTTCATTGCTTACCGCTGAGATTGGTTGGAGCAGAAGGGGCACCAACCAGGTGCATTCTCATCAAGTGA
- the LOC106444773 gene encoding LOW QUALITY PROTEIN: F-box/kelch-repeat protein At4g23580-like (The sequence of the model RefSeq protein was modified relative to this genomic sequence to represent the inferred CDS: deleted 1 base in 1 codon; substituted 1 base at 1 genomic stop codon), translating to MSSTTKASNTAMNVEVPSVLKLLMLPEELILSCLVRVPRLYYPTLTLVSKSIRSLINSPELCKTRSLLACTESCLYAWFQFQNDENTHWFTLYRNPYQIVDDNSXTNKLGGHLLVPIPSLDSPPSAMSGVAAVGSDIYAIGGSIDGVSSSSVFVMDTHYHTWCKAPSMHVARVSPSASVLDGKIYVTSGGGWGKLDYTNWMEVFDTKTRTWEFMPSPGSESFDYENVALEGSIYVRSNERGETFKLNKGRWRAADLALTRGWSYNWKRLFCYCVIENVLYCYSSVDLYWYDFIDREWREVKRLKGRLPMSSKNDHYRLADYGGNLVFLWEEHVHTKNVQNTTLVWCAEISFERRQRTEICGTIEWCDVVFTYTKQGDLMHVIATTA from the exons ATGTCGTCCACAACTAAAGCCTCCAACACCGCCATGAATGTTGAAGTTCCATCTGTTCTAAAGTTGCTGATGCTTCCTGAAGAGTTAATATTGAGCTGCTTGGTCCGCGTCCCGAGATTGTACTATCCGACTCTCACCCTTGTCTCCAAGAGCATCCGCTCTCTCATTAATTCGCCAGAGCTTTGTAAGACGCGTTCACTTTTAGCTTGCACCGAGAGTTGTCTATATGCATGGTTTCAATTCCAAAATGACGAGAACACACATTGGTTTACTTTATACCGGAACCCTTATCAAATCGTCGATGATAACTCTTAAACGAATAAATTAGGTGGCCATTTA TTAGTTCCAATTCCATCTTTAGATTCTCCTCCCTCAGCCATGTCAGGTGTTGCTGCAGTTGGTTCTGATATATATGCCATTGGTGGAAGTATTGATGGCGTTTCTTCGTCTAGCGTCTTCGTCATGGACACTCACTATCACACATGGTGTAAGGCTCCAAGTATGCATGTGGCTAGGGTGTCCCCTTCTGCTAGCGTTCTTGATGGGAAAATATATGTGACAAGTGGAGGAGGATGGGGAAAACTTGATTATACAAACTGGATGGAGGTATTCGATACCAAAACCCGAACTTGGGAGTTTATGCCGAGTCCTGGCAGCGAAAGCTTTGACTATGAAAACGTGGCGTTGGAAGGAAGTATCTACGTGAGGTCTAATGAAAGAGGAGAGACTTTCAAGCTGAATAAAGGTAGATGGAGAGCGGCAGACCTAGCGTTGACTAGGGGATGGAGTTATAATTGGAAAAGGTTGTTTTGTTATTGTGTGATAGAGAACGTGCTGTACTGTTATAGTTCCGTAGATCTCTATTGGTATGACTTTATTGATAGAGAATGGAGAGAAGTAAAGCGATTGAAAGGACGACTGCCTATGTCTTCTAAGAATGATCATTATCGATTGGCAGATTATGGTGGAAATTTGGTGTTTCTGTGGGAAGAGCATGTCCATACTAAGAATGTTCAAAACACAACGTTAGTTTGGTGCGCTGAAATTTCATTCGAAAGGCGCCAAAGAACGGAGATATGTGGAACAATTGAATGGTGTGACGTTGTGTTTACATATACAAAGCAAGGTGATTTAATGCATGTTATTGCTACTACTGCTTGA